The proteins below come from a single Zhouia spongiae genomic window:
- a CDS encoding RagB/SusD family nutrient uptake outer membrane protein, protein MKKYIFIMFAAIALTACESELELTSPSELTAQGFWDTEEGASAAHAGLYADLRSNYSTLWLFGEIRSDIWGGRTFESSFNVDLIESNITAATAPFDWLSFYERIHRVNDFLKNVPDIEFSNNATKQHMLGQAYGLRAFYYYTLLKTWGGVPVITEPLADVNPSGLSKARSSQAEVMVQVKTDIEASLSAFGSQNFFGDGSIYWSKAATLALKGDVYIWSGNLMGGGSPDFNVAKTALQQIASLGMSLESSIPDLWGVENEDNSEFIFTLQYKQDEASNIYNSFTGRSTEIHEVYNDKGEFMGPSGIDFIINGANRYGPSEKTLLLTDDNDDARKEATFIRLFVDDNGGAGYDSYVESRYYGSVFNKFLGRIDGTQRIFENDVPVYRYADVLLLLAEARNLLGEDPSGEINLVRERAYGANYTPIVHAYSNSSQTDNANAILDERYKEFVGEGKRWWDLRRAGNSFVINNIEFLSAGDEYKLLLPITQNMIGRNPLLEQTPGY, encoded by the coding sequence ATGAAAAAGTATATATTTATCATGTTTGCTGCCATAGCGTTAACAGCTTGTGAAAGCGAACTCGAACTCACCAGTCCGAGCGAACTGACAGCCCAGGGCTTTTGGGATACAGAAGAAGGGGCATCAGCTGCACATGCTGGTTTGTACGCAGATCTTAGATCAAATTACTCAACCTTATGGCTCTTTGGAGAAATCAGAAGCGATATCTGGGGAGGGAGAACTTTCGAATCTTCTTTTAATGTAGACTTAATAGAATCTAATATTACAGCTGCAACAGCACCGTTTGATTGGTTGAGCTTTTATGAGAGAATCCACAGAGTGAATGATTTTCTGAAGAATGTACCAGACATCGAATTTAGTAATAATGCAACCAAGCAGCATATGTTGGGACAAGCATACGGGTTAAGAGCATTTTACTATTATACCTTGTTAAAAACCTGGGGTGGTGTTCCTGTAATTACGGAACCTCTGGCTGATGTGAATCCTTCAGGATTAAGTAAAGCACGATCTTCACAAGCAGAGGTAATGGTCCAGGTTAAGACCGATATAGAAGCTTCTTTAAGCGCTTTCGGTTCTCAGAACTTTTTCGGAGATGGATCAATTTACTGGTCTAAAGCCGCTACATTGGCTCTTAAAGGAGATGTTTATATCTGGTCTGGTAATTTGATGGGAGGCGGAAGTCCGGATTTTAATGTTGCTAAGACAGCATTGCAACAGATTGCTTCTCTGGGGATGAGTTTAGAAAGTAGTATTCCTGATTTATGGGGAGTTGAAAATGAAGATAACAGTGAGTTTATTTTTACGCTGCAATACAAACAAGATGAAGCTTCAAATATCTATAACAGTTTTACGGGCAGGTCTACTGAAATACATGAGGTTTATAACGATAAAGGGGAGTTTATGGGGCCGTCAGGTATTGACTTTATTATCAATGGAGCTAATAGATATGGGCCTTCTGAAAAAACACTATTGTTAACAGACGACAATGATGATGCTCGTAAAGAGGCTACTTTTATCAGGCTGTTTGTAGATGATAACGGAGGAGCAGGTTATGATTCTTATGTCGAATCCCGGTATTACGGATCTGTGTTCAATAAATTCTTAGGCAGAATCGATGGGACACAGCGAATTTTTGAAAACGATGTTCCGGTATACAGGTATGCTGATGTTTTGTTGCTTTTAGCAGAAGCCAGAAACCTGTTGGGAGAAGACCCCTCAGGTGAAATCAATTTAGTCCGTGAAAGAGCCTATGGAGCTAATTACACCCCCATAGTTCACGCTTATTCCAATAGTTCACAAACTGATAATGCCAATGCTATTTTAGATGAAAGATATAAGGAGTTTGTTGGTGAAGGGAAAAGATGGTGGGATTTGCGTAGAGCGGGAAACAGCTTTGTGATAAATAATATAGAGTTCTTGTCTGCCGGAGATGAGTATAAGCTCCTCTTGCCAATTACACAAAATATGATAGGACGCAATCCTTTATTAGAACAAACACCAGGTTATTAA
- a CDS encoding AGE family epimerase/isomerase — translation MNYSQYYKNKLLKDVIPFWEQHSVDYKNGGYYTCLSKNGGVYDTDKFTWLQGRQAWMFAVLYNNVEHKEIWLDIAENGVDFLRDHAMDANGNFYFATTQDGRPLVQPYNIFSDCFAAMAFAQYAKASKDEDYKELARNTYLNILKKKDGPKGKYEKRTGVRPLKGFSLPMILSNLVLELEDVLSQKEVEETIDFSVNEVMNVFLQKDSGLIHENVNPDGSFSDNFEGRLLNPGHGIEAMWFMIDIGSRKNDVGLINKAVKTILTILEYSWDKVFGGIYYFMDVKGCPPQQLEWDQKLWWVHLETLVALAKAFEHTGDRKVWEWYEKVHSYAWSHFADPDNGEWFGYLNREGKPLLTLKGGKWKGCFHVPRAMYQCWKTFEKIEESANLKF, via the coding sequence ATGAATTATTCTCAATATTATAAAAATAAACTTTTAAAAGATGTTATTCCCTTTTGGGAACAACACTCTGTCGACTACAAAAATGGTGGATATTATACCTGTTTGTCGAAGAATGGAGGGGTTTACGATACAGATAAATTTACTTGGCTACAAGGTAGACAGGCATGGATGTTTGCGGTACTATATAACAATGTAGAACACAAAGAAATATGGTTGGATATAGCAGAAAATGGGGTTGACTTTTTGAGAGACCACGCTATGGATGCAAACGGAAATTTCTATTTTGCAACTACCCAGGACGGTAGACCACTAGTGCAACCCTACAATATTTTTTCGGATTGTTTTGCAGCCATGGCTTTTGCTCAGTATGCCAAAGCTTCAAAAGATGAAGACTATAAAGAGTTAGCCAGAAACACGTATCTTAATATTTTAAAAAAGAAAGACGGTCCGAAAGGAAAGTACGAAAAAAGAACAGGTGTAAGGCCCCTTAAAGGGTTTTCCTTACCCATGATTTTATCTAATTTAGTGTTGGAGTTGGAAGATGTGTTAAGTCAAAAAGAGGTGGAGGAGACCATTGATTTTAGTGTGAATGAAGTCATGAATGTTTTCCTGCAAAAGGATTCCGGCCTGATTCATGAAAACGTAAATCCGGACGGCTCTTTTTCTGATAATTTTGAGGGAAGATTGCTTAACCCCGGACATGGTATTGAGGCTATGTGGTTTATGATCGATATCGGAAGCAGGAAGAACGATGTCGGTTTGATCAATAAGGCTGTTAAAACCATACTAACAATACTGGAGTATAGCTGGGATAAAGTGTTTGGCGGGATATATTATTTTATGGATGTAAAAGGTTGTCCGCCGCAACAACTGGAATGGGACCAGAAATTATGGTGGGTACATTTGGAAACCTTGGTAGCATTGGCAAAAGCTTTTGAGCATACAGGAGATCGAAAGGTTTGGGAGTGGTATGAAAAGGTGCATAGTTATGCCTGGTCTCATTTTGCCGATCCCGATAACGGAGAGTGGTTTGGTTATCTGAATAGAGAAGGAAAACCATTATTAACCCTCAAGGGAGGGAAGTGGAAAGGGTGCTTTCACGTTCCCAGAGCCATGTATCAATGTTGGAAAACTTTCGAAAAAATAGAAGAATCAGCTAATTTAAAATTCTAA
- a CDS encoding sialidase family protein: MKFISILLTVVFVAFTSCNSNRISNEIAEAVKPSEVNQFILPVLVNKEKNKILKFSLTVDEQKIADKLPPVKSIRVNFNGTTDLEDIGEAAVYYATTDNFKEAALLSSVSDVSEEVSFDGNLDLEPGDNFFWLSVKLNGSPELSNKIKAVPESIEFNNAGVLNLLNESAPAQRLGMAIRNKFDDDVDTFRIPGLTTTKDGTLIAVYDIRYNSAVDLQEDVDVGMSRSTDGGQTWEPMKVIMDMGEYGGLPQDENGIGDPAVLVDKNTGTIWVAALWLHGHKDKRAWWASDRGLTPEETGQFMLVKSEDDGLTWSEPINITRQIKNPDWKLFFNGPGMGITMKDGTLVFPAQFKDKESIPHSTIIYSKDGGETWKVGTGAKSETTEAQVVQLTDGSLMLNMRDDRNRAGRKDAQNGRSIAVTTDLGATWTEHSTSRKALKEPNCMASIIGAEVKDKGQVLFFSNPNSKTNRDHITIKTSFDDGQTWPEEHQIELYEESNYGYSCLTRIDEDYLGILYEGNGDLYFQKIAIEELIK, from the coding sequence ATGAAGTTTATATCTATATTATTAACTGTAGTATTTGTTGCTTTTACCTCTTGTAACAGCAATCGGATATCAAACGAAATAGCAGAAGCGGTTAAACCTTCCGAAGTAAATCAATTTATTTTACCTGTATTGGTAAATAAGGAGAAAAATAAAATTCTTAAATTCAGCTTAACTGTTGATGAACAGAAGATCGCAGACAAATTGCCTCCGGTGAAATCAATACGGGTAAATTTTAACGGAACAACAGACTTAGAGGATATTGGAGAAGCTGCTGTTTATTATGCTACGACAGATAATTTTAAGGAAGCTGCTTTGCTTTCTTCGGTATCTGACGTGTCTGAAGAAGTTAGTTTTGATGGAAATTTAGACTTGGAACCAGGAGATAACTTTTTCTGGTTGTCTGTTAAATTAAACGGAAGCCCTGAGCTAAGCAATAAAATTAAAGCGGTTCCTGAAAGCATAGAATTCAACAACGCTGGTGTACTGAATCTTTTAAATGAATCGGCTCCAGCTCAGCGTTTGGGGATGGCAATAAGAAATAAATTCGATGATGATGTTGATACATTTAGGATTCCCGGATTAACAACAACCAAAGACGGAACATTAATCGCAGTCTACGATATCAGATATAACAGTGCAGTTGATCTTCAGGAAGATGTAGATGTAGGGATGAGCAGAAGTACGGACGGCGGACAAACATGGGAGCCCATGAAAGTAATTATGGATATGGGAGAATATGGCGGTTTGCCACAAGATGAAAACGGAATTGGCGACCCCGCAGTATTAGTAGATAAAAATACCGGAACAATATGGGTAGCAGCCTTGTGGTTACATGGTCATAAAGACAAAAGGGCATGGTGGGCATCAGATCGGGGATTGACACCGGAAGAGACCGGCCAGTTTATGTTAGTGAAAAGTGAAGATGACGGGCTAACCTGGTCAGAACCCATAAACATAACACGACAAATAAAAAATCCGGACTGGAAACTGTTTTTTAACGGCCCCGGAATGGGGATTACCATGAAGGACGGAACGTTGGTGTTTCCTGCCCAATTCAAAGACAAAGAATCCATACCCCATTCCACTATTATTTACAGTAAAGATGGAGGAGAAACATGGAAAGTGGGTACAGGAGCAAAATCGGAGACTACAGAAGCTCAGGTAGTTCAGCTTACCGATGGAAGTTTAATGTTAAACATGAGAGACGATAGAAACAGAGCTGGTAGAAAAGATGCTCAGAATGGACGTTCGATTGCCGTTACAACCGATTTAGGAGCTACCTGGACCGAACACAGTACCTCCAGAAAAGCCTTGAAAGAGCCGAACTGTATGGCCAGTATTATAGGAGCGGAAGTGAAGGATAAAGGACAGGTTTTATTCTTCTCAAATCCAAATTCAAAAACAAACAGAGATCATATCACCATAAAAACAAGTTTTGATGATGGGCAAACATGGCCTGAAGAACATCAGATCGAATTGTATGAAGAATCAAACTATGGGTATTCATGCTTAACCAGGATAGATGAGGATTATCTGGGAATTTTGTATGAAGGCAATGGAGATTTGTATTTTCAGAAAATTGCCATTGAAGAACTGATAAAATGA
- a CDS encoding family 20 glycosylhydrolase, producing the protein MKKLFLVLIHALFLISFSTKSNGQNTSFEVNYTAEELHAAPVKLIPFPQQVVWGSKAISFSDFKVLADNILDDSIISELDRICNEFGIEQSKRSKTTIVFVTDKELPQEGYVLDVEKNKITIKASDDAGVFYALQTIRQLISGSNGKSKIQLCEIKDWPVFPVRGYMVDVGRNFQGLELLKEQLDVMASYKLNTFHWHLTDRPAWRIESKAYPELTQAENHRPGRDPGEFYTYEEIRALILYAKDKQIQVIPEIDMPGHSDSFVAATGLKMESPEGMKILEEVLNEFFEEVPKELCPIIHIGSDEVRIDNPEEFITKMVGICEANGREVIIWNPGLPANDKVIRQTWKPDHIEEKTYKEIDSWNNYINNGDPFVHISKLFFKPIGKGSTNKVQGGILCMWHDVNLDNEGDFIKFNPVYPSVLTYAWKTWTHDVKKTSKEYLTEIPLSGTLEHAYFQAFEKYLMHHKEKYFSSKPFQYVEQSQNQWKLIKLTDSLSVDMNILRDKFGQEDRYKRANGNTIYIKDRFKLGGYYPDAKPGETCYVITYIYSDKIKTIPVWIGFETPFRANRIYGGIPDQGEWDAHGGNVWINGENLPAPEWENPGWKPSKTSGWGSPEDQEIPWRDEELYWTRKPVKLLLKKGWNEILIKVPGTNDYQNWMFTFAPLDSEDGKISLSPDKNNTK; encoded by the coding sequence ATGAAAAAGCTATTTCTTGTTTTAATACACGCGCTGTTTTTAATTAGTTTTTCAACAAAATCAAATGGACAAAACACAAGTTTTGAAGTAAACTATACTGCTGAAGAACTTCACGCGGCTCCGGTTAAATTAATACCATTTCCTCAACAAGTTGTATGGGGGTCAAAGGCGATTAGTTTTTCGGACTTCAAGGTACTTGCAGATAACATATTAGACGATAGTATAATTTCCGAACTTGACCGTATTTGTAATGAGTTTGGAATTGAGCAATCTAAACGATCAAAAACAACCATTGTTTTTGTCACAGATAAAGAACTCCCGCAGGAAGGTTACGTACTGGACGTTGAAAAAAATAAAATAACCATCAAAGCATCTGATGATGCCGGAGTATTTTATGCGTTACAAACCATACGCCAGCTTATTTCCGGTAGTAATGGCAAATCTAAAATTCAGCTTTGCGAAATTAAAGATTGGCCAGTATTTCCTGTCAGGGGTTATATGGTTGATGTTGGGAGGAATTTCCAGGGTTTGGAATTGCTTAAAGAACAGCTTGATGTGATGGCGAGTTACAAACTCAATACATTTCACTGGCACCTGACAGACAGGCCTGCCTGGAGAATCGAAAGCAAGGCTTATCCTGAATTAACTCAGGCCGAAAATCATCGTCCCGGCAGAGATCCGGGAGAATTTTACACCTATGAGGAAATCAGAGCGCTTATTTTGTATGCAAAAGATAAGCAAATACAGGTAATACCAGAAATTGATATGCCAGGGCATAGCGATTCCTTTGTAGCGGCTACAGGCCTTAAAATGGAATCTCCTGAAGGGATGAAAATTCTCGAAGAGGTGCTAAACGAGTTTTTTGAAGAAGTTCCCAAAGAACTTTGTCCCATAATTCACATTGGTTCCGATGAAGTAAGAATAGATAACCCTGAAGAATTTATAACCAAAATGGTTGGTATTTGTGAAGCTAACGGGCGCGAAGTGATTATCTGGAACCCCGGACTTCCTGCCAACGATAAGGTTATCAGGCAAACATGGAAGCCGGATCATATAGAGGAAAAGACCTATAAAGAAATTGATTCATGGAATAATTATATCAATAACGGAGACCCTTTTGTTCATATATCAAAACTATTTTTTAAGCCCATAGGAAAAGGATCAACGAATAAGGTACAAGGCGGTATTTTATGTATGTGGCATGATGTTAACCTCGACAATGAGGGTGACTTTATTAAATTTAACCCGGTATATCCGTCGGTTTTAACCTATGCATGGAAAACCTGGACCCATGATGTCAAAAAAACTTCTAAAGAATACTTAACTGAAATACCCCTTTCAGGAACCCTGGAGCATGCTTATTTTCAGGCTTTCGAAAAATACCTTATGCATCATAAAGAAAAATATTTTTCCAGTAAACCGTTTCAGTATGTAGAACAATCTCAAAACCAATGGAAACTGATAAAATTAACCGATTCGCTTTCCGTGGATATGAATATACTTCGAGATAAATTCGGTCAAGAGGATCGTTATAAACGAGCCAATGGTAATACCATCTATATAAAAGATAGATTTAAGCTCGGCGGTTATTATCCCGACGCTAAGCCAGGCGAGACATGTTATGTCATAACGTACATTTACTCGGATAAAATAAAAACGATACCAGTATGGATAGGTTTTGAAACGCCTTTTAGGGCCAACAGAATATATGGGGGAATACCCGATCAGGGAGAGTGGGATGCCCATGGAGGTAATGTGTGGATCAATGGAGAAAACTTACCGGCTCCTGAATGGGAAAACCCCGGGTGGAAACCATCAAAAACATCTGGATGGGGAAGTCCTGAAGATCAGGAAATCCCGTGGAGAGATGAAGAGCTATACTGGACGAGAAAACCGGTAAAGCTTCTTTTAAAGAAGGGCTGGAATGAAATTCTTATCAAGGTTCCGGGAACTAATGATTACCAAAACTGGATGTTCACCTTTGCACCGTTAGATAGCGAGGACGGGAAAATAAGCTTGTCACCCGATAAAAACAATACAAAATGA
- a CDS encoding creatininase family protein — translation MRPFVLAETNWKKVKDQNYEVAVLPWGATEAHNYHLPYGTDNFLAESVAVEAASKAWDREARLIVLPVVPFGVNTGQLDVSLCINMNPSTQYAVLRDIVQVLHLQNIHKLVIVNAHGGNNFKQMIRELSLEFPDVFVCALNWWHAGDAKAYFDAPGDHAGELETAMIMHLFPELVLPLEEAGKGEAKEFTIKALREGWVTTQRKWTSVTKDTGVGNPEKATAEKGAAFFEATTDAIAEFLTDLNHTALQYFYK, via the coding sequence ATGAGACCTTTTGTGTTAGCCGAAACTAATTGGAAGAAAGTAAAAGATCAGAACTATGAAGTTGCCGTATTACCTTGGGGAGCTACCGAAGCACATAATTATCATTTACCATATGGAACCGATAATTTTTTGGCAGAATCAGTAGCTGTAGAAGCTGCATCAAAAGCTTGGGATAGGGAAGCGAGACTTATAGTACTGCCTGTAGTTCCTTTCGGGGTTAATACAGGCCAGCTGGATGTTTCCCTGTGTATTAATATGAACCCTAGTACCCAGTATGCAGTTTTAAGAGATATTGTACAGGTGCTGCACCTGCAAAACATTCATAAACTCGTCATCGTCAATGCACATGGAGGTAATAATTTTAAACAAATGATTCGGGAACTCAGTCTTGAATTTCCTGATGTTTTTGTATGTGCTTTAAACTGGTGGCATGCCGGCGATGCGAAAGCGTATTTTGATGCACCCGGAGATCATGCAGGTGAACTCGAAACTGCAATGATAATGCATTTGTTTCCCGAGTTGGTCTTGCCCCTGGAAGAAGCAGGTAAGGGAGAAGCAAAAGAATTTACCATTAAGGCCCTGAGAGAAGGTTGGGTGACAACCCAGCGTAAATGGACTTCCGTTACTAAAGATACAGGTGTAGGGAACCCTGAAAAAGCGACTGCCGAAAAAGGGGCTGCCTTTTTTGAAGCAACGACGGATGCTATTGCTGAATTTCTGACAGACCTGAATCATACAGCGCTACAATACTTTTACAAATAA
- a CDS encoding FadR/GntR family transcriptional regulator, with the protein MKKINKIQPIDTLSLVDKVELRLMQYFKENNLKPGDPIAKELDLSDSLGVSRTVVREALLRLRTLGFIESKKHKGMTFKEPDIINNFERILDPNLLGQKTLKSLFELRLILEMGMADFLFEYKTEKDIEELVKIVEAEEASSYDKTVFSLDKEIAFHGKLYEISKNTTLQRFQDLLLPVFEYLYQQEEFKNDANYEYSSGKFVTHRMLLDNLKVGTPDTFRSAMRRHLEPHFDRVFYKNNK; encoded by the coding sequence ATGAAAAAAATAAATAAGATTCAGCCCATAGATACGCTTTCATTAGTCGACAAAGTGGAGCTCCGGCTTATGCAGTATTTTAAAGAAAATAATTTAAAGCCGGGAGATCCTATTGCAAAAGAACTTGACCTGTCTGATTCTTTGGGTGTGAGCCGTACGGTTGTCAGAGAAGCTTTATTACGTTTAAGAACCTTAGGCTTTATTGAATCAAAAAAGCACAAAGGGATGACATTCAAAGAGCCTGATATTATCAATAATTTTGAAAGGATTCTCGATCCGAACCTATTAGGCCAAAAAACATTAAAAAGTCTTTTTGAATTGCGCCTGATTCTGGAAATGGGCATGGCAGACTTCCTGTTTGAATACAAGACAGAAAAAGATATTGAGGAACTGGTAAAAATAGTTGAGGCAGAAGAGGCTTCCAGTTATGACAAAACTGTTTTTTCTCTTGACAAAGAGATTGCTTTTCACGGTAAGCTTTACGAGATCTCTAAAAATACTACCCTACAACGCTTTCAGGATTTATTGTTACCCGTATTTGAGTACTTGTATCAACAAGAGGAATTTAAAAATGATGCAAATTATGAATACTCTTCGGGCAAATTTGTCACGCATCGCATGCTGCTGGATAATTTAAAAGTCGGAACTCCTGATACATTCAGAAGTGCCATGCGAAGACATCTTGAACCGCATTTTGACCGTGTATTTTATAAGAACAATAAATAG